The Juglans microcarpa x Juglans regia isolate MS1-56 chromosome 2D, Jm3101_v1.0, whole genome shotgun sequence DNA window TTGCTTTATTGCTCtttggttctctctctcatttatcTTTTGTGTCATAAGATAGATATCTATTTTTGCTGAGATGAGAATTGTAAGCTTGGTTGGATATCAAAGAAAAGTCACAGACATAATCAAACGTTAATGAGAACAGACAcacttttgcttttgctttagAACTGCATCTTGATACTCTTATACTAAATGTCTGGTTCTTATTCTCTCCACAAGGACATTGCACATAAGACCAAAAAGACCACTCACTTGATCTAAATGCATGCTTTCCTCTTTTCAAAGTTTCAATCAACTATATTTTTATCTTCATGCTCGAGGTACCTGCTTCCATGATTTTGttgaatattataattaatcGAAAAGCGCATGAACTGGTTCGAATGCAACATGTCGGCTAGGAAATAGAATGGTTTAAAGGGTgctaatttgatgaatttaagcCTCGTATTTAGAAAGGTAagtataattttcttttctgatgCATCTTATATAGATCAAGTTCAAATAATTGGATGCTTCTTTGCACTTAACTTCATATATAGTTTCCCTGATTCGCTCAGGGAATGATgaggttaaaatattatatagcgTTCAAAAAATTCTAacttctttccttcattttccttctctgGATAActaagctaatatatatatatatatatatatatatatatatatatattacaccaATTTAACTTTGATCCTAAATTTAGTTGAGGGCTATAACTTATAATTTACTAACTCCTGGATGCATGTAAGCTTGCTACGAGAGTCTGACTCTATTTAGTTCATTTTAAGGTAATGATTTTGAAAAGGCACGTCTAGCAGTCATATATGCATGTGCTTTAAGTCAGTATTCCATTTAAAATGTTAGATGGTCCTTTTCACCACTAGAGACGTCTCCCATTAACGCTGGTGATCACACCCATTAACGTACGGTTGAATGGGAGAGATTGTGATGATGTTACATGGACATACGTTTAAGGTCACGAGTACTAGCTATATAAGTAAAGGCATGAAATGATTCAAAGTTAATGTTAATTCAAGTATAATGTGGAGTACTACTACTAATTCAAGgtctattaatattatatgatccGGAAAAAAGCTGCGAGCAATCtatctattaattaataatgtttCGGGCTGACTCGAtcagtttttaattttgttagtaGGGAGGCATGGGTACAAGCTAACAACAATGACATGGATCAGGGGCTCAAGCCTGCCGCATCCTTTGAGTCACAACAAAGATCAAGAGCGCACCATTGGCAGGTAATAATTTAATTCATGGAGTCTTATAGATATCACCACAACCCATGAACAGATCCAGATCATGAGGTGATTCATTCAAttgcatgcatattatatacatattggATCGTGTATACTTGCTGGTTAATTACCAGGTTTCCAAAACATTACAGGAATGCGgttcaactcaattcaagagCTACTTAGGGTCTAATTTGGACTCCATGAATCCAAGCTTGGACTTCACATTAGGCATCCCAGACTGGCATGGGAAAGAACAAGACTAATTCCCTactccctagctagctaatctCTTGATCATCTTCGTCTTGTTTTTGGCTGTCATGTGCATGATTCCTTGATCACcagttcattttcttcattattcAAAAATCATAGCTAGATATATAAAAGCGTGTTTCCGACGAAGAGGAAACGGCAGTCCCAAAAAATGCAGGCTGAATCTCACGACTGAACGTGCATGCAACCTATTTTGGGGCTTGTTATGTGCGACTAAAGCTTTATGTGattgtaaacataaaaaataagagaaaaggaGATCAGGTGAAGATCTAGAAAAAGAGATTCACATATGAATGTGGTTAGTTCTTAAAACTTGTAAAGACTATTCCTGTCCGGATGGCTTTATATATAAGTACGTACAGACGAATTACTatgacatgtatatatatagcatcatTCTAAGCACGACCTTGCTAATCATCATTTCACGTTTCAATATTACAAGCGGATCATGACCAACTTCATGGTTCAAGTTTTCTTCAAGATCAACTTGACAAATTAAACTGCCTACTATGCCTTACAGTACTAATGCTGATAATTAGTTTGTGTTTGTCAGCTTACTTCATCATGTAGTTCGATACTTGTAAAAGCCATTAATACTGATAGTACTGAAACTGGAAATCGTTCCGATCGATTCATGACAGAAAACGCTTTTTCTCTAAACATTGATCaggatatattatatatatctatatatccaaattttttttctactgAAAAAGGCTGCACTTTAATTAGCTAGCTAAGCACTGTCATCATGCGCGCGGCTTTGTTCTTGTTGCTATATGTTTATTCTTTATGCAACGGAGTGATAGACTTTGAAAGGAAATATATTTCTGTATGCTCATTAATAATGTCAAACAGAGTGTACAAGGCTGTATTTAtagaaatacaaaaagaatCTTTCCTAGACATTTTTACAAACAGAGAACGTGCCCTTCCAAATTACATTGCATTATACAGAATTTGTTGAATTACTCCGCCAAAACGGTTAAAAGCAGTGTCCAGACGACCCGCACCTAGCTAGCTACGTAATTTTTGAAGGTTCTAGAGTTGTGGCTGATGTGTTTGATGCTTGCCATGTCACTTGTGATTTGGAATCCAACGTGGATGGCTCAATATGCCCCTCGAGCCTAGTAAGGTGCCAACTGTTAGACTAAAAACAATTCTAGAATACGGAATTATACTTTAGAAACAAgaattgataggttttaatgTCAAGAAATAAATACCTCCGGCCAATGATACTATTTACTGTTTTGCTGCGTTTCTCTCtgtgtttggcacttccaaattCTTCttcactctatttagatggtgtaatacCGAAGGGAATTTAAGTGAGTGAGTCTAGGGACCAAACAGTGTATTTATAGCCGAAACCTCCATTAAACTTCGGTGTTTACGTGTCCCACATGATCCTATTTTCATGGGATCAATTATCAACGTGATGGAAGAGTGTTGGACCACTTCAAGGACTCTTAAgtgatagactcgttctcacaTACGTCTCCGTGAGAAACGGtcaacattctcccacttggtccACACTCCTAATCAAAGATTTCATCTTAAACCCATCGATAATCTccatttaagtaataaatacatgaatcatggCGATAGGTCCTCTAATGACGAGTATTACCTTCCATGTATTACtatgtatttattctttaaacattataatttatgtgggaacaatttcttaatgaataaaccctatgtttattcttggtccaacatagatgaatttttcttaaaatttaaattaagatgcacatcaatatgagaaaaaacattaaaatatttatgaatttcattaaaataacattgttcatacaatgaaaaattatataatggaACCAAGTCCTATATTCACTACACGATCCTTGAATTTCAACGGTGGCATGCccttagtcaaaggatcagCGATCATTAGTTCAGTGCTTACGTGCTCAATgaccactttattttctttaacacgttctcttatggctaaatatttaatgtcgatGTGTTTATTTCGACTcccacttttgttgtttttagccATAAAAACAGCAGCTGAATTGTCGCAATACAATCTCAATGGCCTAGAGATCAAATCCATAATTTTAAGCCCAGAAATGAAACTTTTAAGCCATACACCATGTGAAGTAGCCTCAAAACAAGAGACGAACTCGACTTCTATAGTGGAAGTGGTAGTCAAAGTCTGTTTGACACTCCTCCATGATATAGCTCCACCGGCCATCAAAAATATGTATCCGGATGTTGATTTGCGTGAATCAATACAGCCAGCAAAGTCAGAATATGAGCAGCCAATTACTTCCAGATTATCCGTTCGTCTATACATAAGCATGTATTCTTTGGTTCCTTGAAGGTACctcattactttctttgcaGCTCTCCAGTGGTCTAAACCTGGATCACTCTGATATCGTCCCAACATTCCTATAGCAAATGCAATATCAGGTCTTGTACAGACCTGAGCATACATTAGGCTTCCGACAGCAGATGCATATggaatgttcttcatttgttccctCTCAAGGTCGTTCCTTGGGCACTGGTTTAGATTGAACCAATCACCCTTCACAATGGGAGCTACACTTGGTGAACAATCCTTCATCCGGtatctctctaaaactttattaatgtaGGTTTCCTAAGACAGACCCAAGCTACCTTGAAATCTGTCTCTATGGATCTTAATGCCAATGACATAAgatgcctcacccatatccttcatatcaaaatttttagagaggAATTGTTTCACCTCATGTAGCAAACCCTTATCATTGGTTGCTAgcaaaatgtcatccacatataaaacaagaaaacatattttACTCACACTGACCTTCTGGTATATACATTGATCTATAACGTTTTCTACAAAACCGAATGAAGAAATTACATTATGGAATTTCAAATACTATTGTCGAgatgcttgttttaaaccgTATATAGATTTCTTGAGCTTGCAAACCAATTGATCACCATCACTAGAGTGGAATCCTTCAGGttgtttcatgtaaacctcctcctctagatctccattgagaaatgctgttTTCACATCTATTTATTGTAACTCTAAGTCAAAATAGGCTACTAATGCCAAAATAACACGCAATGAATCTTTCTTAAATACAGGAGAGAAAGTCTCCGTGGAATCGATTCCTTCTTTCTGAGTGAATTCTTTAGCAACGAGTCTTGCTTTGTATCTCTCAATGTTGCCCAATGagtcttttttagttttaaagacccatttacatccaataGCTTTTACACCATTAGGCAACTCAACAAGATCCCAGACTTCATTACTCTTCATAgaattcatctcttccttcatgGCATTGTACCATAATTCTGATTTTTTACAACTCATGGCTTGTGGAAAGAACTCGAGATCATTTTTGGTTTCAATGTTATAGTCAGATTCTTGCAGATACACAACATAATCACTAGGAATTGCTGATCTCCTTGCTCTAATAGATCTTCTTAATGTTGCACCATCATCTTCCTGAGAAGTATGTGGTTCAACTTGTTGTTCAAAAGTTGTTGGCAACTCTTGAACTACTTGATCTACTGGAACGTTATCAGCAGCTTGTGGAATGTCAATGATTTGTTGTTCAACACCAGTTAGCACTTGAGGGGTATTGTAAACAATAATCATTCTATCACTTGAGGTGGAAGGTTGAGATTCTGAATGATCATTCTCAGAAACTATGTTTCTAGTTTGATCACTCCCACTgatcaagtcattttcaagaaactttgcatTTCTTGATTCCACAATCCTAATGCTGTGAGATggacaataaaatctataacTCTTAGACCTTTTAGCATATCTAATGAAATACCCACTAATGGTCCTTGGGTCTAGTTTATTCTCTTgtggattataaattctcacCTCAGACGGGCATCCCCAAACGCGCAAAAGTCGCAAACTCGGTTTCCAACCTTTCCATAATTCAAATAGCGTTTTAGGAACAGCCTTAGTTGTAACTCGGTTTAATATATACACTGTCGTCTTAAGTGTCTCAGCCCACAATGATTTAGGAAGATTGGAGCTACTAAGCATACTCCGCACCATTTCCAATAATGTtcggtttcttctttctgctacACCATTCTGGTCCGGTGAACCAGGCATGGTGTATTGGGCAACGATCCCATGCTCTTGAAGAAACTTTACAAATGGCACAGGTGCTTGTCCATTCTCTGTGTATCTACCATAATATTCTCCACCTCTATCTAATCTCACGATTTTAATTTGCTTATCACATTATTTCTTTACTTCAGCCTTAAAGATTTTAAAGGCATCTAATACTTCGTTCTTGTTATGAAGCATGTAGAGATACATATATCGTgagtaatcatctataaaagagatGGAGTATTTCTGACCATGTGAGTCCATGTCTAGACTACATATATCAGTATGTATGATTTCTAGTATTTCTGAACTCTTATTGGCACCTTTCTTTGACTTGTTGGTCTGCTTTCCTTTTATGCAGTCCACACAAGtctcaaaatcagtaaaatcTAGAGTATTAAGTACCACTTCATTTActaatcttttaattctatctatGGAGACATGACCTAATCTCTAGTGCCATAATTTAGAAGAATCCTCATTAATAACACATCTTTTAGTGCTAGTGTGAACATGCATTGAATCATAAGTGgtattgttttgtaaattaatgtaGTAAAGACCATCAGACAAAATACCATTCCCAACACaatcagatttataaaataaactgaatgttgaatttgaaaaattaaaggaatattcaaaaggtactagtcttgaaactgaaatcaagtttctagagaaatttggaatataaaaggtcttttacaactttaaaacaaaaccactagataaaattaaatagcaagTTCCTACAGCTTCCACAAGCGAGCCCATCCTGTTTCCTAATAAGATGCTTCGCTCACTTCCCACTGGCTTCCTTACGTTTTGCAAACCCTGTAAGGAATTTGAAATGTGGATTGTTGATCCAGAATCAATCCACCATAtgttaatattgacattaactATATTAGATTCAAAACAAACAAGTGAGGTTGGATTACCTTTATCTGCAAGTCATTTCTAGAATTTAGAGCATTCCTTCTTCATGTGTCCTttctttttacagaaaaaaCACTTGGAATCTTTCTTAATACCACCTTGGGAATGTATTTTGCCTTTTCCTTTCAGTTTGGCTTGAGATTTGCCCCTTCCATGTCTTGCCAGCATTGCACTTTCACCTTGTTCCATCATCAGTCTCTCATCCTCTTGAACACACATGATCATGAGTTCattaattgaccatttatccttatgtgtgttgtatgagattttgaatGGTCCATATTGATGCGGGAGGGTGTTCAAGATGTAGTGCACAAGGAAGAACTCTGACATTTCAACCTCGAGTTTCTTCAATTGAGCCACATTGTCCCTCATTTGCATGATGTACTCACGCACACCTTTCACACTAGTGAGCCTTAGGGATGAGAACTTCATGATTAGTGTGCTTGCTAGTGCCTTGTCTGAAGTGACAAATTGTTCATCAATGACCTTTAGCAAGTCTCAGACCTTTTCATGCTGATTGACAGAACAACGAAATACCAGCAGAAATTCTAGTCTTAATGAACATCATGCTAAGGCGATTAGATCGCTCCCATCGCTCATAAAGTGCGATGGCTGCTGCATTGCTGGTATCAGTGAGTGCCGGTGGTTCGTCTTTCCTAATAGCATAGTCTATGTCCATCCACCCTAAATGAAGAAGAACTCTCTCCTTCCAGACTTTGTAATTATCTCCCTTAAGTTCAGGGATATCATAACGAATATCAGAGAAATTTGTAGGTTGTGTAACTGCATATAGATTACATGCTTACGTTAAAATTGAGGcctaaataaatattcatgtgttaccaatgtaaatcatgctttaaaaattgaatctaatgacaTAAAATTGCCTGTGagctaaatttttaattcaagtagATTCAATTAATCTAtatgatagatttttttcaaattatttacttaattcataattcctatgagtaatttatgaataacttgatattttatcctaattaataatataaatataataaaaattcctgtgggataaaatttattaaattaagtataattaattacaattaatgtctaatattctttatgtgatcctaatcaatcataataattttacttaattaaagaTGATGTGGCTATtctctaattaatataaaattatatggatCACTAGACATTCAAATTGCATAAGACTAgcttaatattatgaattatataattttaattaatactaacATGTTAATATTATgcacaaaatattcataatataagcataaaaaatgcataatcaaaactgcataacatttaatttcatgttataaactatatactcatccaaaaattgcatgtattaatataaagcaaaattaatcaattcatgcaaactaaatatgagcataataaacaaatttacactacaattatccaaattgcatataattaaaaaaaaaattataagcacaaaGGGTATGAGCCCAAAAAGACCCACTTTTCAAGTTATCTAAATAAaagtggaagagaaaaaaaaaattattttttttaaacaggcACATATAAACGACCTGTCGTTTTTCTTattgtttaaaacaaaaaacagccatgtaaacgacatgtcgtttttgTTAACCTTATAAACGACGTCTCGTTTAGTATCGTACTGGTTAAATGGCCTCCGaacaaaacgacatgtcgttttcatcaaattgaaaacgacgtgtcgtttaGCATTAGACTGGATAAAATTGCTTCAaacaaaacgacatgtcgttttcatcaaattgaaaacaaCGTGTCGTTTATCATTATACGGGATACAGACTCCTGAAGTAAACGACATGTtgttttcatcaaattgaaaacgacgtgtcgtttaGTATTACTGAATGAAACATTCCTTActtaaacgacatgtcgtttttaATAAGGCTGAAGAGACATGTCGTTTGGGtcatcttcaacctctagaCAGCACGTAGAAATACGATTTTCAGAccattttttatctcaaaaatcacatttttaagcacagaaagtttagaaaaactatttctaaattatttctaaacttctttcaagtcaaaaccatctaaaaatcaaaacttaaaaatttgaaaaaatttcgGTCAAAAAACAGAGATGAACCgaattttgatttgaaacaTCAAGGT harbors:
- the LOC121248473 gene encoding secreted RxLR effector protein 161-like: MKDCSPSVAPIVKGDWFNLNQCPRNDLEREQMKNIPYASAVGSLMYAQVCTRPDIAFAIGMLGRYQSDPGLDHWRAAKKVMRYLQGTKEYMLMYRRTDNLEVIGCSYSDFAGCIDSRKSTSGYIFLMAGGAISWRSVKQTLTTTSTIEVEFVSCFEATSHGECGPSGRMLTVSHGDVCENESIT